DNA from Asanoa sp. WMMD1127:
CCTGGCGCTCGCTGCGGTACTGCAGCCAGATGAACACCGCGGCCACGATGATGATGATCAGGGTGAGCACGGTGGAGATGGCCGAGCCGTAGCCGACCTGGAGCTTCTTGAAGAACGTGAAATAGGCGAAGTACGACGGGACGTTGGTCGCGTTCTCGGGACCGCCACGGGTCAGCGCGAACACCGGACCGAACACCTTGAGGGCGGCGATCGTGCAGGTCAGCGCGACCACGAAGGTCTCCGGCCGGATCTGCGCCAGGGTGATCGACCGGAACCGGTGCCACCAGTTGGCCCCGTCGACCTCGGCGGCCTCGTAGAACTCCGGGTCGACCCGCTGCAGCGCCGCCATGAAGACGACCACCGGATAGCCGATCTGCACCCAGATCATCACCGCCATGACGCTGGGCAGGGCGGTGTCGGGGTCGCCGAGCCAGTCGTGCCGCAGCGCGCCGAGCCCGATCGCGTCGAGCAGGCCGTTGAACGCGCCGTCCGGGCGCAGGATCCAGCCCCAGACGATGCCGGCCACCACGACCGGCAGCACCTGCGGCAGGTAGAAGATGGCCCGCAGGGCGGAGGCGGTCCGCGACTTGAACTTGCGGCCGATGACGTCGAACAGCGTCGCCGCGAGCAGCAGGCCGAACAGCGTCGGCGCGACCACCATCGCGACGATCATCGCCACGGTGTTCTTGAACGACGTCCAGAACACCTCGTCCTGGAACAGGCGCTGGTAGTTGTCGAAGCCGATGAACGTGGGGTCGCCGACGCCGGACCACTTGGTCAGCGAGAGATAGAGGGTGCCGGCCAGGGGCGCACCGATGACGAGGACGAAGAGCACCGCGCCCGGCAACAGGTAGAGCCAGTATCCGGCGCGGCCGCGCGGGCGGCGCGAGGTGACTGCCATGGGAGATCCTTCCCGGCGGGGTGGGCCCGCGGTCGCGCGCCCACCCCCAGCCGTCCTACTTACCGGTGATCTCCTTGACGCCGTCGTCGTACGGCTTGGCGATCTGATCGAGCACCTGGTCGGGCGTCTTCGAGCCGTTGATCAGGCTCTGGAAGCCCGAGACCAGCACGTCGTAGTAGCCGGGCACCGGCCAGTCCGGGTAGAAGGCCAGACCGTCCTGCTGGCTGATCGTGTTGAAGTTCTCGATCAGCTTCTTGTTCTTCTCGTCGGTGATCTGCGCCGCGTCGGCCGCGACCGGGACACCGCCGTTGTTGCCGATCAGCGCCTGGATCTCGGGACGCAGGGTGATGTCGATGAAGTCGTAGGCCAGGCTCTTGGCCTTGCTGTTGGTCGGGACGACCCAGAGGTTGCCGGACGAGCCCGCGTTGAACTTGTTGCCGGGGAACAGGAACGAGTCCCAGTTGAACTTGATCTCGTCCTTGAAGCGGCCGTACCACCAGCTGCCGGAGACGATCATCGGCGCCTTGCCGGAGATGAACGAGACGCCCATGTCCTCGGCCTTGAGGCTGGCCGAGTCCTTGGCGACGTAGCCCTTGCTCACCCAGTCCGCGAAGGTCTCCGCGCCGTGCTTGAGCGGGTCGGCCTTGAAGTCGACCGGGTTCTTGTAGAGCTGGTAGTCGTCGACGAACTTGCGGTCGGCCTTCGCCAGGGCGAGCTGGTAGAACAGCTGCCCGGCCGGGTACTCCGCGCCGGCCTCGGCCAGCGGCGTGATGCCCTTGGCGACGAACTGGTCCATCGCCCCGGTCAGCTCGTCATAGGTGGTGGGCACGGCGATGCCGTTCTTGTCGAACAGGTCCTTGTTGTAATAGACCATGACGTACTCGCCGTAGTTGGGCACGCCGTACCAGTTGCCCTCGCCCATCACGCCCTTGTCGCTGTAGCGGGCGGTGGTCTGCAGGCTCGGGCTGAGCTTCTTCTCCCAGCCGCGCTTCTGCGTCTCCTCGGTCAGGTCGGTCAGGAGGCCCTGCGACGAGAGCAGGCCGGCGGTGGCGTTGCCCTTGTTGTACTCCATGATGTCCGGACCTTCGTCCGAGTTGATGATCATGCCGGCGTTCTGCTGGATCTGCTCGAACGCCTTGCGCTCGAACTGGACCTCGACGCCCGGGTGCTCGGTCTTGAAGGTCTCGATCGCCTTGTCCCAGGCGACGCCCATCGCGCTGTTGGCGCTCTCGTAGTGCCAGAGCTTGAGCACCTTCGCGTCGCCGCCCTCGCCGCCCTCGTCGCCGCTGCCGCACGCGGTCGCGGTCGTCGCGGCTATCGCCGCCAGCGCGACCGCGACGCCCAGCTTGCGGAATCGCCCCATTGCTATCCTCCTGATGAGTATCGAGCCGGTACTTACCAGCCCGTCGTCGCGTTGCAGCGCGGCGGCGGGCGCTCGTGTTCGTCAGCCGCCCGGCGGACCCGTGGAACCCCGGATCTCCAGCACGCACGGCAGCAGTTGCTGGTGGTGGTCGCCGCCCACGCCGTCCAGCTGGCGGAGCAACGCCTCCACCGCGATCCGGCCCAGGGCCGCCCCCGGCGAGGTCATCGCGGTCAGGGCCGGCTGGGCCAACTCGGCGACCTGCGGTGAGGTCACCATCGACACCACGGAGACGTCGCCGGGCACCGCGCGCCCGCGCACGGCCAGCTCCCCGAGGATGCCGAAGATCGCGCTCTCGTTCATGGCCAGCACCGCGGTCAGGTCGGGCGCCTGGGCGAGCGCGGCGGCCAGCGCGGCCCGGCCACCGGCCGCGCTGTCCTCGGCCGGGATCATCAGCGGCTCCAGGCCGTGGCCGGCCATGGCCGCGACGAAGGCGTCCCGGGTGCGCACCGCCGGCCCGTAGCCGCCGGTGATGGCCGTGGCCGAGTGATTGACGTAGACGATCCGGCGGTGCCCGAGGCCCACGACATGGTCGACGGCCGCGCGGACGGTCTGGTCGAAGTCGATGTCCACGTAGGACAGCGAGCCGGTGTCGCCGGTCCGCCCGATCAGCACCAGCGGGACGCCGGCCTCCTGCAGCGCGGCGACCCGGCCGTCCTCGACCTGCACCTCCATCAGCACGACGCCGTCGAGCATCCGCTGGGTGGCCAGCCGGCGGAGGTCGTCGAGGTCGCCGGCGCCGACCGGCGAGAGCACCAGGTGGTAGCCGGCGGCGCTGGCGGCCGCGGCCGCCCCGGTCACGAACGCGGTCTCCGTGGCGCCCAGGCCGCGCTCGTCCATCGGCATGAGCAGGCCGACGATCCGGCTGCGCCGGGTGGCCAGCCCGCGGGCCATCGCGTTGGGCTGGTAGTCGAGCTCCGCCATGGCCGCGAGCACCTTGGTCCGGGTGGCCGCGGAGATCGGGCGCGTGCCGGTCAGCACGTAGGAGACGGTGCTGACGGAGACCTGGGCGAGCCGCGCGACGTCGTGCATGGTGGCCACCGCGCACCTCCCTTGGCCAGCAGTGGAACCGCTCCCGGCTGAGTCGTCGAAGCGTTTCGACTAACCGGTTCGACGGAACCGTAGGACATGTGTTACGACGACGTCAATAGCCGATGTCGGGCAGAGATCCACAAGACGGCCTCGGGTCCGACCGCGCCGGGCCGCCGTGGCAGGATCGGCCCGTGCGGGTCGGGATGCTGGGATCTTTCGAGGTGCGGACGGGTGACGGCACCCTGGCCGACGTGCCGGGCGCCCGGTTGCGGGCCCTCCTGATCGCCCTCGCCCTCGAACCGGGCCGGGTCGTTTCCAAGGCGACCCTCGTCGACTGGATCTGGGGCGAACAGCCGCCCGCCGACGCCGCCAACGCGTTGCAGCGCCTCGCTTCCCGCCTGCGCAAGGCGCTGCCCGGTGGCGTGGTCGAAGGGCTGACGGGTGGCTACCGGCTGACGGTGGAACCCGACGCCGTCGACGCCCTGCGGTTCGAGCGCCTGCTGGCCCAGGCCCGCCACGAGGAGGGCCGGCAACGGCTTCAGCTCCTGCGCGACGCCCTCGCGTTCTGGCGCGGCGCGGCCATGCAGGACGTCGGGCTGACCGACAGCGAGGCGTTCGACGCCGCGGTGACCCGGCTCGAGGCACTGCGACTCACGGCGCTGGAGGAGCGCTTCGAGGCGGAGGTCGAGCTCGGCCACGGCGCGGAGGTCGTCGGCGAGCTGACCGACGCGGTGGCCGCGCATCCGTTGCGGGAGCCGCTGGTCGGCGCCCTGATGCGGGCCCTGGTGGCGGCCGGCCGCGACTCCGACGCCCTGCTTGCTTACGAACGCCTGCGGGAGCGGCTCGTCGACGCGCTGGGCGTCGACCCGTCCCCGGAGTTGTCGGCCCTGCACGTAGCGTTACTTCGCGGCGAGCTGGGCGGCCGGCGCGAGGAGACCCGCAGGACCAACGTGCGGGCCGAGCTCACGAGCTTCGTCGGCCGGGACGCCGACGTCGCCGCCGTCCGCGACCTTGTCGGCGCGCACCGGCTCACCACGTTGATCGGTCCGGGCGGCTCGGGCAAGACCCGGCTGGCCACGGAGACCGCCCGCACGCTGACCGACGACCTGCCCGACGGCGTCTGGCTGGTGGAGCTCGCCGCCATCGGCGCGGACGGCGACATCGCGCAGGCCACGCTGACCGGGCTGGGTCTCCGCGACGCGCTGCTCGGCGCCGCGGTCAGCGCCGACCCGACGGACGCCCTCGTCGCCGCGATCCGCGAGCGGGAAGCGTTGCTGATCCTCGACAACTGCGAGCACGTCATCGAGGCGGCCGCCCGGTTCGCCGAACGGGTGCTCGGCGAGTGCCGGCGGCTGCGGATCCTGGCGACGAGCCGGGAGCCGCTCGGCATCACGGGCGAGGCGCTGTGGCAGGTCGAGCCGCTGACCGTGCCCGCGGGACCGGCCGCGGACGCCCCCGCGGTCCAGCTGCTCCGCGACCGGGCCGGCGCTGTGCGCCGGGACCTCGGCGCCGACGCGCACACGCTGGCGACGATGGTCCGCGTCTGCCGCGCGCTGGACGGCATGCCGCTGGCGATCGAGCTGGCCGCCGCCCGGCTGCGCACCATGACCATCGAGCAGCTCGCCAACCGGCTCGACGACCGGTTCCGCCTGCTGACCAGCGGCAGCCGCACCGCGCTGCCGCGGCACCGGACGCTGCGCGCGGTGGTCGACTGGAGCTGGGAGCTGCTCACCGACGCGGAGCGGGCGGTGCTGCGCCGGCTGTCGGTGTTCGCCGGCGGCGCCAGCCTGGAGGCGGCCGAGTCGGTCTGCGCCGGCGCCGGCGTCGAGGCAAACGACGTGCTGGAGCTGCTCACCTCGCTGGCCGAGAAGTCGCTGGTGGTCGCCGCGGGCGAGGACGCCCCGCGCTACCGGATGCTCGGCACCATCAAGGAGTACGCGGCCGACCGGCTGGCCGAGGCCGGCGAGGCGGACCTCGCCCGGCAGGCGCATCTCGCCTGGGTCACCACGCTCACGGCGACCGCCGAGTCGCACCTGCGCCGGGCCGAGCAGCTGGAGTGGCTGGCCACCCTCGAGGCCGAGCACGACAACATCAACGCGGCGATGCGGAGCGCGATCGCGGCCGGCGACGCGCAGTCGGCGATGCGGCTGGCGGGGAACGCCGGCTGGTACTGGTGGCTCGGCGGGCGCCGGGCCGAGGGCCTCGAGCTGATGCTTGCCGCGACCGAGGTCCCGGGCGAGGTGACCGACGACGTCCGGGCGATGGCGTACGGCATGGTGGTGCTCTTCGTGACCTCCGGCCGCGGCGACGAGCACCTCGGCGCGGAGTGGATCCACAAGGCCTACCGGTTCAACCAGCAGAGCCAGCACCGCAGCCCGTTGCTGGACCTGGTCGACCCGCTCGAACGCATCCTGGCGGCGCCGGGCGAGGCGGTGTCCGCGTTCGAGTCGTTGCTCGACAACGAGGACCCGTGGGTACGCGCGATGGCCCGGTGGCAGGCGGGCAAGATGCGGATCATGCTCGGCCAGGGCGGCCCGGAGGCGGACGCCAACCTGGAGCTGTCGATCGCGGAGTTCCGGGCGCTCGGCGAGCGGTACGGGCTCTCGTTGGCCCTGTCCGAGCTCGCGGGCCAGCTCGCGGCGCGGGGCGAGCTGGGTCGCGCGTGCGCGCTCTACGAAGAGGCGATCACCGCGGTCTCCGAGCTCAGCGCGGTCGACGCCATCCGGCTGCTTACCCAGCAGGCGTTGTTGCTCCGGCTGCTCGGCGACCACGACGGCAGCGACGCGGCCATCGCCGAGGCCGAGGGGCAGGCCGAGGGAGTCACCTGGCCACACGCCCTGGTCGAGCTCGCGCTGGCGAAGGCGGAGGTCGCGCGGCGCGTCGGCGACACCGCCGAGGGTCGCCGCCAGCTCGGCATCGCCACCGCCCTGCTCGGCGCCGAGGCGGACGAGGCACACGTCAGCGCCAGCATCCACGACCTGCTCGGTTACCTGAGCGACGACCTCCGCGAGGCGCGGTCCCAGCGCGTCGCCGCCTGGCAGGCGGCCACCGAGGCAGGCCACGCCCCGCTGGTCGCCCAGGTCCTGGTCGGCGTCGCGGACCTGGCGCTGCGGCACGACCAGCACGAGCCGGCGGCCCGGTTGCTGGCCGCCAGCGCGGCCGTCCGCGGGATGCCGGACCGGGCCAACCCCGACGCGCTGCGGATCGAGGAGGAAACGCGACGTCACCTCGGCGAAGAGAGATTCGCCGAGGTGACGCGGGAGGGCGCGGAGACGAGCGCGGCCGAGCTGGTCGAGGTCGCGCTCGCCCTGTGACGGTCAGGCCCGCTTCTTGAAGGTGGACAGCGACCAGACGTAGCCGACCAGCGCGATCCCGACGCACCAGGCGATCGCCACGATCGCCTTGCTGCCGGACGGCTCACCGGTCAGCAGACCGCGCAGGGTCTCGATGATGGGCGTGAAGGGCTGGTACTGGGCGAACTGCCGCACGCCCGCCGCCATCGTCTCGGCCGGCACGATCGCGCTGCTCAGGAACGGCAGGATGACCAGCGGCACGGCGATCAGACCGGCCGACTCCGGCGACTTGGCCGCGAGTCCCAACGCGACGGTGAACCAGCTGGTCGCGAACGAGACCAGCACGATGAGCCCGATCGCGCCGAGCCACTCGGTGAAGCTCGCCGGTGACCGGAAGCCCATCAGGAACGCCACCCCGATCAGCGCCGCGATCGCGATCAGCGTGCGGAGCAGGCTCGCGGCGACGTGCGCGCTCAGCACGGCACTGCGGGATATGTCCATCACCTTGAACCGGTTGATGATCCCCTTGGTCATGTCGGAGTTGACGGACAGCGCGGTCGCGCTGAGCCCGTAGCAGATGGTCAGGATGACGAGGCCCGGCGTGGCGTAGTCGACGTAGTCGCCTTGGATGTCGAACGCGCCGCCGATCACGTAGACGAACATCAGCATGAGGATGATCGGGAACAGCACCGCGTTGAAGACGGCGACCGGGTTCCGCAGGGTGTGCTTGAAGTTGCGACCGAGCATGGTCGTGGCGCTGCTCATTATGCGTTCACCTTCGGGCTAGGGCGGCCGGTGCGGCCGGTCAGGGCGAGGAAGACGTCGTCGAGGTCCGGCGTGTGCACCGAGAACTCCTCGACCTCGATCTCGTGGGCGTCGAGCTGGGCCAGCAGGGCGCGGACGGCCTTGGCGCCGCCGTCGCCGGGCACGCGGAGGACCAGGTCGTCCTCGTCGTCGCGGGTGGCGTCGGTCAGGACGGTGGTGGCGGCCGCGACTTCGGCGTCGCCGGCGAACCGCAGCCGGACGTGGCTGCCGGGGATCTGGCGCTTGAGCTCCGCGGCGGTGCCCTGCGCGACGATCCGGCCCCCGTCGAGCACCGCGATCCGGTCGGCGAGGCGATCGGCCTCCTCGAGATACTGCGTGGTGAGGAAGATCGTCACGCCCTCGGCCACCAGCTGCCGGATGATCTCCCACATCGTGCGGCGGCTGCGCGGGTCCAGGCCGGTCGTCGGCTCGTCGAGAAAGATGATGCTGGGCCGGCCGACGAGAGTCATCGCCAGGTCCAGCTTGCGCCGCATGCCGCCGGAGTACGTCACCGCCAGCTTGGCCGCCGACTCGGTCAGGTCGAACCGCTCCAGCAGGTCCTCGACGACCCGCTTGCCCTCGGCCTTGTCCAGCCGCTTGAGCGCCGCCATCAGCTGCAGGTTCTCCCGGCCGGTGAGCAGGTCGTCCACCGCCGCGAACTGACCGGTGACGCCGATGGCCGCGCGGACCGCTTTGGTGTCGGTCGTCACGTCGTGCCCGGCGACCCGGACCGTGCCGGCGTCGGCCTTCAACAAGGTGGTCAACACGTTGACCGTCGTGGTCTTGCCGGCCCCGTTGGGACCCAGCAGGGAGAAGATCGTCCCGGTCGCGACATCGAGATCGATGCCGTCGAGCACGACCTTGTCCCCGTACGCCTTGCGCAGCCCCGAGGCCGCGATCGCTGAACTTGTCATGCGCTTACCTTCGGCGGACGCCCCGCCACCGCCCTGACACGCTCCTGACACGGCCGGCGCTCCCCGCCGCGACCCGTGGCAGGGGGTGACCCGGCCCACGCGATGTCACAAGCCGCCGCACGGGCGGTGTCTCGATGCCAACACCTAGGAGACGAAGGAGAGATCATGGCCGAGAACACCGATGTCATCGTGGTCGGCGGCGGGTACGCCGGCGTGATGGCGGCGAACCGGCTCACGCGGCGCGCCGGCGTACGCGTGACCCTGGTCAACCCGCGTCCCGCCTTTGTCGAGCGCATCCGGCTGCACCAGCTCGTCGCCGGGTCCGACGACGCGGTGGTCGACTACCGGAAGATCCTGGCCCGCGAAGTCGAGCTGGTGGTGGACACCGCGACCCGGATCGACACGGCCGAGCGCCGGGTGTGCCTGGCGAGCGGCGGGGTTCTCGACTACGACTACGTGGTCTACGCGGTGGGCAGCGGCAGCGCCGACCCGAGGGTGCCCGGTGCGGCCGAGCACGCCCACCCGATCTCGACCCTCGAGGACGCGCAGCGCCTGCGCCCGGTCGTCGCGGCCACCGCGGCATCGGCGCCGGTCACGGTGGTCGGCGCCGGGTCGACCGGCATCGAGACCGCGGCCGAGCTGGCGGAGCCGGGTCGCAGGGTGACCCTCGTGTGCGGCCGGGTGCTCGGGGCGTACCTGCACCCGCGTACCCGGAGGGCGGTGGCCCGGCGGCTGGTCAGGCTCGGCGTGACCCTGCTCGAGGGCGACGGTGCCACCGTGACCGGAGTGACCCGCGATGCGGTCCAGCTCGCCGACGGCCGCGACCTGCCGAGCGCGGTGACCATCTGGACGGCGGGGTTCGGCGTGCCGGACCTGGCGGCCCGCAGCGGGTTGAGCACGGATGCGGTCGGTCGCCTCCGCACCGACGAGACGCTCACCAGCGTCGACGACCGCCGCGTGATCGCGGCCGGCGACTCCGCGGCGCCGTCGGACCGACCGCTGCGGATGAGCTGCCAGTCGGCGATGCAGATCGGCCCGCAGGCCGCCGAGACGGTGCTGAGCCGGATCGCCGGCGAGCAGCCCGCCGACCTCGACGTCGGGCTCTTCGGCCAGTGCATCAGCCTGGGCCGCGGCGCCGGGGTCGTCCAGTACGCCCGGCGGGACGACTCCGCCACCCGGCTGTTCCATCTGGGCAACCGGAGCATGGCGATGCTCAAGGAAGGGGTGTGCCGGAGCACGGTCTGGCAGCTCTCGCACGAAGCACGCAAACCGGGTTCGCTGAACCTGTGGTTCAAGGACCCTCAGCGGCACAAGCTGGACGCATGAGCGACTCCGCGACCGAGGCCTTCCTCGCGCACCGGAACCTGCTGTTCACCGTCGCCTACGAGATCCTCGGTTCGGCGGCGGACGCGGAGGACGTGCTGCAGGAGACCTGGCTGCGGTGGGTCAAGGTCGATCTGGATCAGGTACGCGACCAGCGCGCGTACCTGATCCGGATCACCACCCGCCAGGCGCTCAACCGCATCCGCACGGTGCAGCGCCGCAAGGAGGCGTACGTCGGCCCGTGGCTGCCGGAACCGCTGCACACCACGGCGGACGCGGCCGACGACGTCGAGCTGGCCGAAAGTGTCTCGATGGCGATGATGCTGGTCCTGGAGACGCTCTCGCCGAACGAGCGCGCGGTCTTCGTGCTGCGCGAGGCGTTCGACCTCGGCTACGACGAGATCGCCGACGCGGTGGGCAAGAGCCCGGCGGCCGTACGCCAGATCGCCAACCGGGCCCGGCGGCACGTCGACGCCCGCCGGCCGCGCAAGCAGGTGCACCCGCGCGAACGGCAGGCGGCACTGGACGCGTTCCAGCGCACGGTCGAGACCAACGACCTGAGCGGCCTGCTGGAGGTGCTGGCGCCGGACGTGGTCGTCGTCAGCGACGGCGGCGGCGTCAAGGTGGCCGCGCTGCGCCCGGTCGTCGGCGCGGAGAAGGCGATCCGCATGTTCGTCGGCAGCATGCGCAAGCTGGGCGGCACGCTCACCACCGAGCCGACCGTCATCAACGGCAACCCGGCGCTGCTGTTCCGCCTCGACGGCGAACTCGACGGCGTCGCCGCGCTGCGGATCGAGGACGCCCGCGTGACCGGCATCTACTACGTCCGCAACCCGGAGAAGCTGTCCCGCATCGGGTCACCGACCCCGCTGACCCTGCGCTGAACGGGGGGGGCGCCCGACACGCCGAAACCTAGGCTCGAAAACCTAGACTTGCTCCGCGGCGTCGGCTAACCTTTCTCTCGTCGAGAGTGGAACAACAAAGACGCTGACGCACCGCCCGCCAGAGGCGAAGAAGCAAGGAGACGCAAGGAAATCAGAGGAAAGGGAGGGCCTTACACCGTTGGATCGCCCGCCGCCGAGCGCATCGAAGGCTCCGGCGCGCGGACACCGCTGTTTCCATCGAACGAGAGGTGGTCACCGGTCACGCTTATGCGATCCTCGCACCCGAAAGCCTTTCACAGGCCCGGTGCGGATACGACAAGCCGGCATTCGTGTCGGTAGATGGTGTTCAGTCCCGCAAACCCTGGGCCCCGGCGCGTTCCAGCGCCGGGGCCCTCGTCATGGAGAGGTGCATGGGCCAACCCGACGACAGGCTTGACGACGAGAACTACCCCGCCTACACGATGGGCCGGGCCGCGGAGATCATCGGCTGCACGCCGGACTTCCTGCGCCGGCTCGGCGAGGCGAAACTGATCGACCCCTTTCGTTCCGGCGGTGGGCACCGCCGCTACTCCCGCTATCAGATACGGCTGGCCGCGCGGGCCCGGGAGCTGTGCGACCAGGGCACGGACATAGCAGCCGCCTGCCGCATCATCATCCTCGAGGACCAGCTCGAGGAAGCGCTGCGCGAGAACCGGGCCCACCAGGCCCACCACCACGACTGACGGGTCTCCGCCTAGTCCGCGCCGCCGTGCACGCGGACCAGGACCAGGTGGTGGGCGAGTTGGCGGACGGTCGGGAAGTCGAACATCAGCACCGGTGGGACGCGCATGCCGAGTCGTTCCGCGGCCTGCGTCGCCACCGCGATGCCGCCGACCGAGTCGAGGCCCAGGTCGGCGAAGGAGGCGTCGATGTCGACCTCGTCCGGCCCGCGTAATTGCAGCACACCGGCGATGGCCCGGCTCAGCGTCTCCTGCACCAGCTCCAGGTCCTTGGTGCGGTCGGGGCTCGTCGTCATGCTTCCTCCAGGAAGTCGGGGGCGGTCAGCACCAGCGCCGAGTTGAAGCCGCCGTAGCCGCGGGCCAGCACCAGCACCGCCCGCAAGGGAAGGGGTCGCGCCGCGCCCGTCACGAGATCCAGCTGGTACGCCACGTCCCGGACTCCGACGGTCGGCGGCAGCACCTGGTCGCGCAGGGCGAACAGGGCGGCCGCGACGTCGATGGCCGCACCGGCGTACGCCCGGCCGGTCATCGTCTTCGGCGCGGTGACCGGGACACCGTGCGGCCCGAACACCTCGACGAGGGCCGCGGCCTCGGCGGCGTCCAGGTCCGGCACGCCCGCCGCGTCGGCGAAGACCGCGTCCACCTGGCCGGGCGTCAACCCGGCCTCCGCGACGGCCCGCCGGATCGCCCGGGCCAGCGTCGGCGGCCGGCCCCGCTCCGGCGCCGGGTCGAAGGTCGCCGCGTGGCCGGCCAGCACGCCGTAACGGTGCACGCCCCGTGCGCGCGCCGCGGCGTCGTCCTCGACCACGAACATCGCCCCGCCCTCGCCGGGCACGTAGCCGGCCGCCGCCGCGTCGAACGGCAGGTAGGCCCGCGACGGCTCGGTGACGCGGCTGAGCCGGTCCGTCGACAGCTGCGCGGTCAGGCCGTAGGGGCACAGCGACGCGTCCGCACCACCGCTGACCACGATCCGCGAGCCGCGTTCGACGAGGCGGCGGGCCTGGGCCAGCGCGTCCAGCGAGCCGGCCTGCTCCGCGGCGATCACCCCGCAGGGCCCACGCATGCCGTGCCGGATCGAGATCTGCCCGGTGGTCGCGGCATAGAACCAGGCGATCGACTGGTACGCGCCGACCCAGCCCGGTCCCTTGCTCCACAACCGTTCGATCTCCCGCTGGCCGAACTCGGTGCCGCCGGACGAGCTGGCCGTGACCACCGCCATCTCGTACTCGGGCAGTTCCGCGGGCGAAACGCCGCCGTCGTCGAGCGCCATCGCTGCGGCGGTCAGGCCCATGTGCGTCCAGTGGTCGGTCTGCGGGATGAGCCGGCTCGGCACATGCTCCCCGGCCACGAAGTCGCGCACCTCGGCG
Protein-coding regions in this window:
- a CDS encoding sugar ABC transporter permease, with the protein product MAVTSRRPRGRAGYWLYLLPGAVLFVLVIGAPLAGTLYLSLTKWSGVGDPTFIGFDNYQRLFQDEVFWTSFKNTVAMIVAMVVAPTLFGLLLAATLFDVIGRKFKSRTASALRAIFYLPQVLPVVVAGIVWGWILRPDGAFNGLLDAIGLGALRHDWLGDPDTALPSVMAVMIWVQIGYPVVVFMAALQRVDPEFYEAAEVDGANWWHRFRSITLAQIRPETFVVALTCTIAALKVFGPVFALTRGGPENATNVPSYFAYFTFFKKLQVGYGSAISTVLTLIIIIVAAVFIWLQYRSERQDREV
- a CDS encoding extracellular solute-binding protein, with amino-acid sequence MGRFRKLGVAVALAAIAATTATACGSGDEGGEGGDAKVLKLWHYESANSAMGVAWDKAIETFKTEHPGVEVQFERKAFEQIQQNAGMIINSDEGPDIMEYNKGNATAGLLSSQGLLTDLTEETQKRGWEKKLSPSLQTTARYSDKGVMGEGNWYGVPNYGEYVMVYYNKDLFDKNGIAVPTTYDELTGAMDQFVAKGITPLAEAGAEYPAGQLFYQLALAKADRKFVDDYQLYKNPVDFKADPLKHGAETFADWVSKGYVAKDSASLKAEDMGVSFISGKAPMIVSGSWWYGRFKDEIKFNWDSFLFPGNKFNAGSSGNLWVVPTNSKAKSLAYDFIDITLRPEIQALIGNNGGVPVAADAAQITDEKNKKLIENFNTISQQDGLAFYPDWPVPGYYDVLVSGFQSLINGSKTPDQVLDQIAKPYDDGVKEITGK
- a CDS encoding LacI family DNA-binding transcriptional regulator, producing the protein MHDVARLAQVSVSTVSYVLTGTRPISAATRTKVLAAMAELDYQPNAMARGLATRRSRIVGLLMPMDERGLGATETAFVTGAAAAASAAGYHLVLSPVGAGDLDDLRRLATQRMLDGVVLMEVQVEDGRVAALQEAGVPLVLIGRTGDTGSLSYVDIDFDQTVRAAVDHVVGLGHRRIVYVNHSATAITGGYGPAVRTRDAFVAAMAGHGLEPLMIPAEDSAAGGRAALAAALAQAPDLTAVLAMNESAIFGILGELAVRGRAVPGDVSVVSMVTSPQVAELAQPALTAMTSPGAALGRIAVEALLRQLDGVGGDHHQQLLPCVLEIRGSTGPPGG
- a CDS encoding BTAD domain-containing putative transcriptional regulator; its protein translation is MRVGMLGSFEVRTGDGTLADVPGARLRALLIALALEPGRVVSKATLVDWIWGEQPPADAANALQRLASRLRKALPGGVVEGLTGGYRLTVEPDAVDALRFERLLAQARHEEGRQRLQLLRDALAFWRGAAMQDVGLTDSEAFDAAVTRLEALRLTALEERFEAEVELGHGAEVVGELTDAVAAHPLREPLVGALMRALVAAGRDSDALLAYERLRERLVDALGVDPSPELSALHVALLRGELGGRREETRRTNVRAELTSFVGRDADVAAVRDLVGAHRLTTLIGPGGSGKTRLATETARTLTDDLPDGVWLVELAAIGADGDIAQATLTGLGLRDALLGAAVSADPTDALVAAIREREALLILDNCEHVIEAAARFAERVLGECRRLRILATSREPLGITGEALWQVEPLTVPAGPAADAPAVQLLRDRAGAVRRDLGADAHTLATMVRVCRALDGMPLAIELAAARLRTMTIEQLANRLDDRFRLLTSGSRTALPRHRTLRAVVDWSWELLTDAERAVLRRLSVFAGGASLEAAESVCAGAGVEANDVLELLTSLAEKSLVVAAGEDAPRYRMLGTIKEYAADRLAEAGEADLARQAHLAWVTTLTATAESHLRRAEQLEWLATLEAEHDNINAAMRSAIAAGDAQSAMRLAGNAGWYWWLGGRRAEGLELMLAATEVPGEVTDDVRAMAYGMVVLFVTSGRGDEHLGAEWIHKAYRFNQQSQHRSPLLDLVDPLERILAAPGEAVSAFESLLDNEDPWVRAMARWQAGKMRIMLGQGGPEADANLELSIAEFRALGERYGLSLALSELAGQLAARGELGRACALYEEAITAVSELSAVDAIRLLTQQALLLRLLGDHDGSDAAIAEAEGQAEGVTWPHALVELALAKAEVARRVGDTAEGRRQLGIATALLGAEADEAHVSASIHDLLGYLSDDLREARSQRVAAWQAATEAGHAPLVAQVLVGVADLALRHDQHEPAARLLAASAAVRGMPDRANPDALRIEEETRRHLGEERFAEVTREGAETSAAELVEVALAL
- a CDS encoding ABC transporter permease; its protein translation is MSSATTMLGRNFKHTLRNPVAVFNAVLFPIILMLMFVYVIGGAFDIQGDYVDYATPGLVILTICYGLSATALSVNSDMTKGIINRFKVMDISRSAVLSAHVAASLLRTLIAIAALIGVAFLMGFRSPASFTEWLGAIGLIVLVSFATSWFTVALGLAAKSPESAGLIAVPLVILPFLSSAIVPAETMAAGVRQFAQYQPFTPIIETLRGLLTGEPSGSKAIVAIAWCVGIALVGYVWSLSTFKKRA
- a CDS encoding ATP-binding cassette domain-containing protein, with the protein product MTSSAIAASGLRKAYGDKVVLDGIDLDVATGTIFSLLGPNGAGKTTTVNVLTTLLKADAGTVRVAGHDVTTDTKAVRAAIGVTGQFAAVDDLLTGRENLQLMAALKRLDKAEGKRVVEDLLERFDLTESAAKLAVTYSGGMRRKLDLAMTLVGRPSIIFLDEPTTGLDPRSRRTMWEIIRQLVAEGVTIFLTTQYLEEADRLADRIAVLDGGRIVAQGTAAELKRQIPGSHVRLRFAGDAEVAAATTVLTDATRDDEDDLVLRVPGDGGAKAVRALLAQLDAHEIEVEEFSVHTPDLDDVFLALTGRTGRPSPKVNA